A single region of the Planctomycetia bacterium genome encodes:
- a CDS encoding AAA family ATPase, producing MTTDISPSPVVGREAVERWLTDAANHPDHPHDVQRIETHISQVFLTDRFVYKLKKPVRFDFLDFNSLEKREHACREELRLNRRMAGDVYRAVLPITADRCGALALDGSGTVVDWVVQMRRLPADRMLDELIRTDRLHESEVRKLTEYLGGYYSAIEPLVVRPRDFHAALVANVEANLAALLGADGVDTTRIRRLHIFQLRLLKSRPELFQARVLDGRIIDGHGDLRPEHICLTDPPVVFDCLEFSADLRRIDVLDELCFLAMECDALGADSLGERVLKHYFQRSQDRPPPELTAFHKTYRACVRAKVAILRGAQLPADARDAQRQLGERYLALGDRYLREIDARPVLILVTGLMGTGKTTLARVLAAELGIEMLRTDDVRDELFPAAGGNDAFGQGRYSPEARARVYEEVLRRASEALSRGVSIILDGTYTKASDRELALERGRAAEADVLAVECVCPREVALERIQTRLRQPQPDASEARPELYDRQAAQRDPPADSIPTCSVDTTESLAAQTATVMAALI from the coding sequence ATGACCACCGACATCAGCCCGTCTCCGGTCGTAGGCCGTGAAGCGGTCGAGCGTTGGTTGACCGACGCGGCGAATCATCCCGACCATCCGCACGACGTGCAGCGGATCGAGACGCACATTTCGCAAGTGTTTCTTACGGATCGCTTCGTCTACAAATTAAAGAAACCGGTGCGCTTCGACTTCCTCGATTTCAATTCGCTCGAAAAGCGTGAGCATGCCTGCCGCGAAGAGTTGCGCCTCAATCGGCGCATGGCAGGCGACGTCTATAGGGCGGTCCTGCCGATCACGGCGGATCGCTGCGGTGCGCTTGCCCTCGACGGCTCGGGGACCGTAGTCGACTGGGTCGTGCAAATGCGGCGATTACCGGCCGATCGAATGCTCGACGAGTTGATCCGTACGGACAGACTGCATGAGTCCGAGGTTCGAAAGCTGACGGAGTACCTGGGCGGCTACTACAGTGCGATCGAGCCGCTCGTCGTTCGCCCGCGCGATTTTCACGCCGCGCTCGTCGCTAACGTCGAAGCCAACTTGGCTGCGCTGCTCGGGGCGGACGGTGTCGACACGACGCGGATTCGACGACTGCATATTTTTCAACTCCGATTGTTGAAGAGCAGGCCCGAGCTATTTCAGGCTCGGGTTCTCGACGGACGAATCATCGACGGTCACGGGGACTTGCGGCCGGAGCATATTTGCCTGACCGACCCGCCGGTAGTGTTCGACTGCTTGGAATTCAGCGCCGACCTGCGCCGCATCGACGTGCTCGACGAGCTTTGCTTCTTGGCGATGGAATGCGACGCGCTCGGGGCCGATTCGCTCGGCGAACGAGTCTTGAAACATTATTTCCAGCGATCGCAAGACCGCCCGCCGCCGGAACTAACGGCTTTCCATAAAACGTATCGCGCGTGCGTGCGAGCTAAGGTGGCGATCCTCAGAGGCGCTCAATTGCCCGCCGACGCGCGCGACGCCCAACGGCAACTGGGAGAGCGCTATCTCGCACTGGGCGATCGCTATCTTCGCGAAATCGACGCGCGCCCCGTGTTGATTCTCGTGACGGGACTGATGGGGACGGGGAAGACGACCTTGGCCCGCGTGCTCGCCGCGGAGCTAGGGATCGAGATGCTCCGGACGGACGACGTTCGAGACGAGCTTTTTCCGGCAGCCGGGGGAAACGACGCTTTCGGCCAAGGAAGATATTCTCCCGAGGCGCGTGCCCGCGTTTACGAAGAAGTCCTCCGTCGCGCGAGCGAGGCGCTGTCGAGAGGCGTTTCGATTATTCTCGACGGAACGTATACCAAGGCTTCGGATCGCGAGCTCGCACTTGAGCGAGGCCGAGCGGCCGAAGCCGATGTGCTGGCGGTAGAGTGCGTTTGCCCTCGCGAGGTGGCGCTGGAGCGCATTCAGACGCGGCTCCGGCAACCGCAGCCGGATGCTTCCGAGGCCCGACCGGAATTGTACGACCGCCAAGCTGCGCAACGGGATCCGCCGGCCGACTCCATCCCAACGTGCTCCGTCGACACCACGGAATCGCTCGCTGCGCAAACGGCTACGGTCATGGCAGCTTTGATCTAA
- a CDS encoding HdeD family acid-resistance protein, translating into MHFRTDYEFITLNAKCTHVFGETWKWITALGVVMMLLGAVALGASMFVTLATMVFIGMLMLVGGLLQAIHAISLRRWSGYYVDLIAGILYAAVGFVLVAHPGATAVGLTLILVLFLYLSGTFRILIGLVGSDRVRLWLLFYGLLNLLLGYVIWHDWPVAGLWIIGLFIGIEMFCNGWSLVMLGLAVKKLTTTH; encoded by the coding sequence ATGCACTTCCGCACCGATTACGAGTTCATCACGCTGAACGCGAAGTGCACGCACGTATTCGGTGAAACCTGGAAATGGATCACCGCTTTAGGCGTTGTCATGATGCTGCTCGGCGCGGTCGCGCTCGGAGCATCGATGTTCGTCACGCTGGCGACCATGGTCTTCATCGGGATGCTGATGCTCGTGGGAGGCCTCCTCCAAGCGATTCACGCGATCTCACTGCGACGATGGAGCGGTTACTACGTCGACCTGATCGCCGGGATCCTCTATGCGGCGGTCGGCTTCGTGCTCGTCGCTCATCCGGGTGCTACGGCCGTCGGCCTCACGTTGATCCTGGTCTTGTTCCTCTACTTGTCCGGTACTTTTCGCATTTTGATCGGGCTGGTAGGAAGCGATCGGGTTCGTCTATGGCTCTTGTTTTACGGTTTACTCAATCTGCTGCTCGGATACGTCATTTGGCACGACTGGCCGGTGGCGGGTCTATGGATTATCGGGCTTTTCATCGGCATCGAGATGTTCTGTAACGGCTGGTCGCTGGTCATGCTTGGCTTAGCGGTCAAGAAGCTCACGACGACGCATTGA
- a CDS encoding response regulator, translating to MNRLPSLLIVDDEADACRNLSDIFTDLGYQVDTANDGLEALERMRSARYDLAVLDLMMPGMDGIALYREMKQRSPETVAVLATAYPNHPRVDHGMKAGLWKILSKPVDLSQLVTLLDEAVKQPLVLVVDDDRELCASLCDLLRDEGYRVAVAHDLRSATTRLQDNGFGVVLVDLRLPDGDGRELLQTVRRLESHARTILITGHRPDTSGEQLSGIPPDAVCYKPFDVRELLGLIEGFRPAQGPG from the coding sequence ATGAACCGCTTACCTTCTCTTTTGATCGTCGACGATGAGGCGGACGCTTGCCGTAATCTTTCGGACATCTTCACCGACTTGGGGTACCAAGTCGACACGGCGAACGACGGGCTCGAAGCACTCGAGCGAATGCGATCCGCACGTTACGACTTAGCGGTGCTCGACCTCATGATGCCGGGCATGGACGGGATTGCGCTGTACCGCGAAATGAAGCAACGAAGCCCGGAAACCGTCGCGGTCCTCGCGACGGCTTATCCGAACCATCCTCGCGTCGATCACGGGATGAAAGCGGGGCTCTGGAAAATCCTCTCCAAGCCCGTCGACCTTTCTCAGTTAGTGACGCTCCTCGATGAAGCGGTCAAGCAACCGTTGGTCTTGGTCGTCGACGACGATCGAGAACTATGCGCCAGCTTGTGTGACTTGCTGCGCGACGAGGGCTATCGCGTCGCCGTCGCACATGACCTGCGGTCGGCGACCACACGATTGCAAGATAACGGATTCGGAGTCGTGCTCGTCGATTTACGTTTGCCCGACGGAGACGGTCGGGAACTGCTGCAGACGGTACGTCGCCTCGAATCTCACGCTCGGACGATTCTCATAACCGGACATCGCCCGGACACTTCCGGCGAACAACTGAGCGGCATTCCACCCGACGCGGTCTGTTATAAGCCGTTCGACGTGCGGGAACTGCTGGGACTGATCGAAGGATTCCGTCCCGCTCAAGGACCGGGATAA